One window from the genome of Oryza glaberrima chromosome 3, OglaRS2, whole genome shotgun sequence encodes:
- the LOC127768181 gene encoding protein WRKY1-like translates to MEGMEEANREAVQSCHRVLTLLSSPHSQLVPNKDLAAATGEAVAKFCSVASRLNNGNGLQGHARVRKIKKPLPIFDSNLFLESPALAVATAAKTPNSSPITSLQLFPRYHQMEGSSSKDPVRIPAQFPKRLLLDNPAVDSDGPSRGPPLQLIQPVSVAPPAGTPHPALPSAHLHFIQQHQSYQRFQLMQQMKMQSEMIKRSGLGEQGGSNGGGKGVNLKFDSSNCTASSSRSFLSSLSMEGSIASLDGSRSSRPFQLVSGSQTSSTPELGLMQRRRCTGREDGSGRCTTGSRCHCAKKRKLRIRRSIKVPAISNKVADIPADEFSWRKYGQKPIKGSPHPRGYYKCSSVRGCPARKHVERCVDDPSMLIVTYEGDHNHNRVLAAQPA, encoded by the exons ATGGAGGGGATGGAGGAAGCAAACAGGGAGGCAGTGCAGAGCTGTCACAGGGTGCTCACCCTCCTCTCCAGCCCCCATAGCCAGCTTGTCCCTAACAAGGATCTCGCGGCGGCTACGGGAGAGGCTGTTGCAAAGTTCTGCTCCGTGGCATCCAGGCTGAACAATGGCAATGGCCTCCAGGGCCATGCCCGGGTTAGAAAGATCAAGAAGCCCTTGCCTATCTTTGATAGCAACCTCTTTTTGGAGAGCCCTGCACTGGCTGTGGCGACGGCAGCCAAGACACCTAACTCGAGTCCGATCACTAGCCTCCAGCTGTTTCCGAGGTACCATCAGATGGAGGGCTCTTCTTCAAAGGATCCTGTTAGGATCCCTGCCCAATTCCCCAAAAGGTTGCTTCTAGATAACCCTGCGGTTGATTCGGATGGGCCATCACGGGGGCCACCGCTCCAGCTCATCCAGCCGGTGTCTGTTGCGCCCCCAGCTGGAACGCCTCACCCGGCATTGCCTTCGGCGCATCTTCATTTCATCCAGCAGCACCAGAGCTACCAGAGGTTTCAGCTCATGCAGCAGATGAAGATGCAGAGTGAGATGATAAAGAGGAGTGGCCTTGGTGAACAGGGTGGTAGCAATGGTGGTGGTAAGGGTGTTAATCTCAAGTTTGACAGTTCTAATTGCACGGCATCATCCTCCCGTTCATTCTTGTCGTCTCTGAGTATGGAGGGGAGCATTGCGAGTTTGGACGGTAGCCGCTCCAGTCGTCCATTCCAGCTAGTTAGTGGGTCACAGACGTCAAGCACTCCAGAGTTAGGCCTCATGCAGAGGAGGAGGTGCACTGGTAGGGAGGATGGTAGTGGACGATGCACAACTGGGAGCCGATGTCACTGTGCGAAGAaaag GAAGCTGAGGATAAGGAGGTCTATCAAAGTCCCTGCAATCAGTAATAAGGTTGCTGACATTCCAGCTGATGAGTTCTCATGGAGGAAGTATGGACAGAAGCCAATAAAAGGATCCCCACATCCTAG GGGTTACTATAAGTGTAGCAGTGTAAGAGGATGCCCAGCCAGGAAGCATGTTGAGAGGTGCGTCGACGACCCCTCGATGTTGATTGTTACCTATGAAGGTGATCACAATCACAACCGGGTCCTAGCTGCCCAGCCAGCCTGA
- the LOC127765513 gene encoding PRA1 family protein E-like, with translation MRNSTSSAAAQPAPASAAMYGSYASPSSGAGGYAKIPTYPPPPSAYPAAPPPPVMGQPVPPPPAQLHDPTAPPSPIAKAAELVTRFREQGQALIAARRPWGEVFRAPAFSRPPSVGEAVARARRNAAYFRANYALAVLAVVAASLLWHPGTLFALLALCAAWFFLYFARPASSAGQPLRLLGMEFEDGTVLAALTGVTVIALLFTNVGWNVIGSVMIGAALVAAHATFRSTDDLFLTEQEAAGDGLVAAGMSAAGPILPTYVRIA, from the coding sequence atgcgcaactccacctcctccgccgccgcccagcccgcgccggcctccgccgccatgtACGGCTCCTACGCCTCACCCTCCTCGGGAGCAGGAGGGTACGCCAAGATCCCCACCTacccgccccctccctccgcctaccccgccgccccgcctcctccgGTGATGGGCCagcccgtgccgccgccgcccgcgcagCTGCATGacccgacggcgccgccgtccccgatCGCCAAGGCGGCGGAGCTGGTGACGAGGTTCCGGGAGCAGGGGCAGGCGCTCatcgcggcgaggcggccgtggGGGGAGGTGTTCCGGGCGCCGGCCTTCTCCAGGCCGCCTAGCGTCGGGGAGGCGGTGGCCAGGGCGCGGCGGAACGCGGCCTACTTCCGGGCCAACTACGcgctcgccgtgctcgccgtcgtcgcggcctCGCTGCTCTGGCACCCCGGGACGCTCTTCGCGCTCCTCGCCCTCTGCGCCGCCTGGTTCTTCCTCTACTTCGCGCGCCCCGCGTCGTCGGCGGGGCagccgctccgcctcctcggGATGGAGTTCGAGGACGGcaccgtcctcgccgcgctcaCCGGGGTCACCGTCATCGCGCTGCTCTTCACCAACGTCGGCTGGAACGTCATCGGCTCGGTCATGatcggcgccgccctcgtcgccgcgcACGCCACGTTCCGCTCCACCGACGACCTCTTCTTGACCGAGCaggaggccgccggcgacggcctgGTGGCCGCCGGCATGAGCGCCGCCGGACCAATCTTGCCCACCTACGTTCGCATCGCTTGA
- the LOC127765512 gene encoding E3 ubiquitin protein ligase DRIP2-like isoform X1 codes for MGAARGGVRRVRREALVACMTCPLCKGLLREATAITECLHTFCKECIMEKIDDEEVDHCPVCNIDLGCDPEEKLRPDHNVQDIRNKVFPLKVKKVGAPKAPTVTLPVKRKQRSLSSLVVDTPRVAVQTGLTGRRTKTARRTAVSHVNSPGNNGTIKLANKSEGRDHKTQKISAAQSAKMTKTGNKKKNNTDVDATIQSSSEDRKDDHTIDKEDLKKPLNSLVDTANRTKFFRSGPKGQAAKEDKIKNSIKLLAEDDTEDKLVVTGRKVMPCSNKLKVKEENNRSPSQSASSKDKTTSDYELRKGQHADSQQGQIGSTRTGALHDGITRPVWFLLVPSPDQKQDPKLPQLPTYYVRIKDGSLQTSLIQRYIMNKLDLASEDEVEITCHGEAISPSTTLQGLLELWLKSSPVEQVQASLGAQAKEFVMELGYRRPQRPPSS; via the exons ATGGGGGCCGCGCGTGGCGGGGTGCGGCGCGTCCGGCGGGAGGCGCTCGTGGCGTGCATGACGTGCCCGCTCTGCAAGGGGCTCCTCCGGGAGGCCACCGCCATCACCGAGTGCCTCCACACCt TTTGCAAGGAGTGCATTATGGAGAAAATAGATGACGAAGAAGTCGATCACTGCCCAGTATGCAACATTGATCTTGGCTGTGATCCTGAAGAGAAACTCAG GCCCGACCATAATGTTCAAGATATCAGGAATAAGGTTTTTCCACTTAAAGTGAAAAAGGTTGGTGCTCCTAAGGCTCCAACTGTGACATTGCCAGTAAAGAGAAAACAGAGGTCACTTTCTTCCTTGGTTGTTGACACTCCGAGGGTGGCAGTACAGACTGGTTTGACAGGACGGAGAACCAAAACTGCGAGAAGGACAGCAGTCTCCCATGTAAACTCTCCTGGTAATAATGGAACCATCAAGCTAGCAAATAAATCTGAAGGTCGAGATCATAAAACTCAGAAAATCTCAGCAGCACAATCTGCCAAGATGACAAAAACTGGCAATAAAAAGAAG AATAATACTGATGTAGATGCCACAATCCAGTCATCTTCTGAAGATAGGAAGGATGATCATACAATTGACAAGGAAGATCTCAAGAAGCCTTTAAATAGCTTGGTTGACACTGCAAACAGGACGAAATTTTTTAGATCAGGTCCTAAAGGCCAGGCTGCCAAggaagacaaaataaaaaactcAATTAAGTTACTGGCAGAAGATGACACAGAAGACAAACTGGTAGTTACTGGCAGAAAGGTTATGCCATGCTCAAATAAGTTAAAAGTTAAAGAGGAAAATAATCGCAGTCCTTCACAATCTGCATCATCGAAAGATAAAACCACCTCAGACTATGAGCTGAGGAAAGGACAACATGCTGATTCACAGCAGGGACAGATTGGTTCTACAAGAACTGGTGCTTTGCATGATGGAATAACTAGACCAGTATGGTTTTTGCTTGTCCCTTCACCTGACCA GAAACAAGATCCCAAGCTGCCTCAGCTACCAACATATTACGTGAGAATTAA AGATGGAAGTCTGCAGACTTCCTTGATCCAGAGGTACATCATGAATAAGCTTGACCTAGCAAGTGAAGATGAG GTGGAGATCACATGCCATGGCGAGGCAATCTCCCCCTCGACCACATTGCAAGGCCTGCTCGAGCTGTGGCTGAAGAGCTCGCCGGTGGAGCAGGTCCAGGCGTCGCTGGGCGCTCAAGCCAAGGAGTTCGTCATGGAGCTCGGCTACCGCCGGCCACAGCGGCCTCCTTCCTCTTAG
- the LOC127765512 gene encoding E3 ubiquitin protein ligase DRIP2-like isoform X2 produces MGAARGGVRRVRREALVACMTCPLCKGLLREATAITECLHTFCKECIMEKIDDEEVDHCPVCNIDLGCDPEEKLRPDHNVQDIRNKVFPLKVKKVGAPKAPTVTLPVKRKQRSLSSLVVDTPRVAVQTGLTGRRTKTARRTAVSHVNSPGNNGTIKLANKSEGRDHKTQKISAAQSAKMTKTGNKKKNNTDVDATIQSSSEDRKDDHTIDKEDLKKPLNSLVDTANRTKFFRSGPKGQAAKEDKIKNSIKLLAEDDTEDKLVVTGRKVMPCSNKLKVKEENNRSPSQSASSKDKTTSDYELRKGQHADSQQGQIGSTRTGALHDGITRPVWFLLVPSPDQKQDPKLPQLPTYYVRIKDGSLQTSLIQRYIMNKLDLASEDERLLIL; encoded by the exons ATGGGGGCCGCGCGTGGCGGGGTGCGGCGCGTCCGGCGGGAGGCGCTCGTGGCGTGCATGACGTGCCCGCTCTGCAAGGGGCTCCTCCGGGAGGCCACCGCCATCACCGAGTGCCTCCACACCt TTTGCAAGGAGTGCATTATGGAGAAAATAGATGACGAAGAAGTCGATCACTGCCCAGTATGCAACATTGATCTTGGCTGTGATCCTGAAGAGAAACTCAG GCCCGACCATAATGTTCAAGATATCAGGAATAAGGTTTTTCCACTTAAAGTGAAAAAGGTTGGTGCTCCTAAGGCTCCAACTGTGACATTGCCAGTAAAGAGAAAACAGAGGTCACTTTCTTCCTTGGTTGTTGACACTCCGAGGGTGGCAGTACAGACTGGTTTGACAGGACGGAGAACCAAAACTGCGAGAAGGACAGCAGTCTCCCATGTAAACTCTCCTGGTAATAATGGAACCATCAAGCTAGCAAATAAATCTGAAGGTCGAGATCATAAAACTCAGAAAATCTCAGCAGCACAATCTGCCAAGATGACAAAAACTGGCAATAAAAAGAAG AATAATACTGATGTAGATGCCACAATCCAGTCATCTTCTGAAGATAGGAAGGATGATCATACAATTGACAAGGAAGATCTCAAGAAGCCTTTAAATAGCTTGGTTGACACTGCAAACAGGACGAAATTTTTTAGATCAGGTCCTAAAGGCCAGGCTGCCAAggaagacaaaataaaaaactcAATTAAGTTACTGGCAGAAGATGACACAGAAGACAAACTGGTAGTTACTGGCAGAAAGGTTATGCCATGCTCAAATAAGTTAAAAGTTAAAGAGGAAAATAATCGCAGTCCTTCACAATCTGCATCATCGAAAGATAAAACCACCTCAGACTATGAGCTGAGGAAAGGACAACATGCTGATTCACAGCAGGGACAGATTGGTTCTACAAGAACTGGTGCTTTGCATGATGGAATAACTAGACCAGTATGGTTTTTGCTTGTCCCTTCACCTGACCA GAAACAAGATCCCAAGCTGCCTCAGCTACCAACATATTACGTGAGAATTAA AGATGGAAGTCTGCAGACTTCCTTGATCCAGAGGTACATCATGAATAAGCTTGACCTAGCAAGTGAAGATGAG AGGCTGTTGATTTTGTAG
- the LOC127768386 gene encoding two-component response regulator ORR41 produces MARKMIRVLLVEDEEINRVVARAALKAAGGGDVVDEAENGEVAVQRVRDAAAPYDLVLMDKQMPVMDGHEATRRIRGMGVTTPIVAVSSDGLPADVDAFITAGADDFTSKPLSKEKLGVILAKFRLA; encoded by the exons ATGGCTCGCAAGATGATCAGGGTGCTCCTCGTCGAGGACGAGGAGATCAATAGG GTCGTGGCGAGAGCAGCGCTgaaggcggcaggcggcggcgacgtcgtggaCGAGGCGGAGAACGGGGAGGTGGCGGTGCAGCGGGTgcgggacgcggcggcgccgtacgACCTCGTGCTCATGGACAAGCAGATGCCGGTCATGGACGGCCACGAG GCGACGAGGCGGATCCGGGGCATGGGGGTGACCACGCCGATCGTCGCCGTGTCGAGCGACGGCCTccccgccgacgtcgacgcgttcatcaccgccggcgccgacgacttCACGTCCAAG CCTCTGTCCAAGGAGAAGCTGGGAGTCATCCTTGCCAAATTTAGACTTGCTTAA
- the LOC127768099 gene encoding magnesium transporter MRS2-I, whose product MAAAVVVAGEAAAAAAAAAGAGGKKRGASRSWILFDAAGEERVLDADKYAIMHRVDINARDLRILDPLLSYPSTILGRERAIVLNLEHIKAIITAEEVLLRDPLDDNVIPVVEELRRRLAPSSATQHDVEGAEEDESPFEFRALEVTLEAICSFLGARTTELESAAYPALDELTSKISSRNLDRVRKLKSGMTRLNARVQKVRDELEQLLDDDDDMADLYLSRKLAGAASPVSGSGGPNWFPASPTIGSKISRASRASAPTIHGNENDVEELEMLLEAYFMQIDGTLNKLTTLREYIDDTEDYINIQLDNHRNQLIQLELFLSSGTVCLSLYSLVAGIFGMNIPYTWNDNHGYVFKWVVLVSGLFCAFMFVSIVAYARHKGLVGS is encoded by the exons ATGGCtgcggcggtcgtcgtcgccggggaggcggcggctgcggcggcggcggcggcgggggcgggaggGAAGAAGCGCGGGGCGTCGAGGAGCTGGATCCTGTTCgacgcggcgggggaggagcgggTGCTGGACGCCGACAAGTACGCCATCATGCACCGCGTCGACATCAACGCGCGCGACCTGCGCATCCTCGACCCGCTGCTCTCCTACCCATCCACCATCCTCGGCCGCGAGCGCGCCATCGTCCTCAATCTCGAG CATATCAAGGCGATCATTACTGCTGAAGAG GTTTTGCTCCGGGATCCATTAGATGATAATGTGATTCCTGTAGTAGAGGAGCTCCGGAGACGACTTGCACCTTCAAGTGCCACTCAACATGATGTGGAAGGTGCTGAAGAAGATG AATCTCCCTTTGAATTCCGCGCACTGGAGGTTACTTTGGAAGCCATTTGCAGTTTTCTTGGTGCACGCACTACTGAGTTGGAGAGTGCTGCTTACCCAGCTTTGGATGAACTGACATCCAAG ATTAGCAGCCGCAACTTGGATAGGGTGCGGAAGTTAAAAAGTGGTATGACACGATTGAATGCGAGGGTTCAGAAG GTGAGAGATGAACTTGAACAATTAttggatgatgacgatgacatgGCTGATCTTTACTTGTCCAGAAAGTTGGCTGGGGCAGCTTCCCCTGTCAGTGGCTCTGGTGGACCAAATTGGTTCCCAGCATCCCCGACTATTGGTTCAAAAATATCAAGAGCAAGCAGAGCCAGTGCCCCAACTATACATGGAAATGAAAATGATGTTGAAGAGCTAGAGATGTTGTTGGAg GCATACTTCATGCAAATTGATGGCACATTAAACAAATTGACAACG CTGAGAGAGTACATTGATGACACAGAAGATTACATTAATATCCAG CTTGACAACCACCGTAATCAGTTAATTCAG CTAGAGCTATTCTTGAGTTCTGGGACCGTATGCCTGTCGCTTTACTCATTGGTTGCCGGAATTTTTGGTATGAACATTCCATACACCTGGAATGACAACCATGGATACGTATTCAAATGG GTGGTTCTCGTGTCAGGACTTTTCTGTGCCTTCATGTTCGTCTCCATTGTTGCGTACGCACGGCACAAGGGCCTCGTCGGGTCGTGA